ACCACAAGAACTTCCAATAATGCAGTCAAAACAAATCTTAGTTTCCCTGAAACCCTTCAATGCCATATGTCTAAAAATTAAATCACCAATGAACAGAGAAGCAATACAACTTCCAATTACTCCCTCCAGATACTGCttacataaatttaaaaaatgtttcttctgaaaagctcattgtcttttcttctaaaaaagcATCAGGCCTCCAGCTGAGAAAGAGACCACACCCCACGATTGCTAACTTTTCCAAGACATTTTAGAAGAAGTCAGGTATATTCAGCAGCAGTAACAGATAAAAGCACGCACACAAAAATACTTAAGGCAAGATAGATCCAGTTTTAGCTGGTATCTTATAATTCCTAGCTTAAGAAACTCTtctgaaggaaggaaataatCTTGACTATATGTTAGAATTAATCAGAGAAAGAATCATCACTTCACCATCAACAGCTAAATAATTCAATTAGAAATGATTATTCAGACACTGTGTCCCACAACAGTATAACTGAAATAGTTTTGCAAGCAAGAGAACACCACAGACATGTGGATCTGAGAACCGAAGAGGGAACCTGACCCACAGCAGAGTGCCACACCGGTGCTCATCGGTCAGTGGTTGGGAGTTATCTGCTCTCAGGCACCAACCTCCAACAtttctaagaaatatttttgtacaactcttcagcattgttttttcctgaagtaaGAGGTGGAAAATAAATCATCATAAAAATACACACGAGTAGCAGCCACCAAAGTCAATGGATTTTCTATGGATGAAAGACTCACACAGTGTGCTCTACGCACAGAGCCTCTGAAGCCTGCAGAATTTTGGTTAATGAGCCATTTATGTAACAGTCTCTTCAGATTAACAGTGAAAAATTACTGTCGAGAATTACTTTATTTCTCATGACTAGGTACTTTGATTGTGTGTCTTTTTCTGTAGTATATTTTTCATTGCCTACATGTAAAAACTTGTTCCATCTGTGCAAATCAGGAAGACAAGCTAAGCCTTAGAGCTAACTGTGGCAGAAGATCAGTCACGGACATTGTGGTGGGATTTCTACATCCAAGCAAAGttccatttttctcccctttgAAAGTGAGTTGGAGAAATATGGCTTCTACCCAGCAATTATTTGGCATGACTGCCCAGACACTGCTTCAGTCAGGAGAAAAactaaaaggaggaaaaggctTTAAGTTTGCAATTTTACTGAGTAAGCACAGATATGGCTGTATTTATCTGAAAATGCATGGATCCCAAGTGATAGTGAATCACACACACTGACACATGCAAGCTTAGCACTGCTAGGATCTCTTTAAAATCATCCTCAACAAATAGATTCAATTGATATATTAGGAGTGTTATTAAAAGCAATCTCCCCTGCCCTATGGTTAAATGAAAACTGACCAGgtgcttcttttcctcttttcaaaaCAATAGAGGAGTCTCTCAGGACTTTTCCTGCTGTTGCACTTAAGCAATGCTTAGGAAACCAGCTATGTTTGTTGGCTTCTGTTGACTTTCTTGCATTGATCTATGCTTGACTGAGTAGGattacttcagtttttcatttttgtgggCTCCAACTTCAATGACAAACATTTTGAAGGGATATCAAGAAAATCAAAAGAGCTCTGCAGACcctgattaaaaaaaccctCTCTCCTTTTATGTATTCCTTTTAAGTTGCTGTGCAAGGAAATTATACGTtaagtaaacaaagaaaaattttgcaTCTTCACTAATAGCAAGTTTTCATATGTAAGCATAAGAGCACAAAAGGGGGAAGAGAAATGTAGACAGATTTGAGACAAGGTATTTGTTATGATCACAAATAAGTTTGGCAGCTTTcctgcacagagcactgcaTAGACTGTTGGTCTGCTAAGAAATTTATAGTATGCACCACCACTTCAGAAGTTGGGCTTGGAGCCGTGCTGAGTCAGGAGCATGTCAAAAGAAACACCCAGTTTTATGTAAGTCATAAACTGTTTCCTCAGGTAGAACATTATATgattagagaaaaaagaacaccTAGCCATTAAGTGCGTAGTGAAGGTATTAAGGCACTTAATTATATTGGTCACAGACCATCATTCCATAGCTTGAATAAATCAAATCAAAGACAAACATGCCAGCCTCACCAGACTGTACATGCCACTACAGTCTTTCCAATTTTCAGCACACTAGctgaattaattatttttatgctgaCTATTATCACAGAGGAAGGCCAGCAGAAAAcatatttaagtatttttcataaaattcaGCTGTGTAAAAATGCTTACCAAACAAGTTAGGTCACAACACAGACTAAATCATTAGGATTCTATAATCATATCTGTATAACCATCTGTAATTTTAAGGTTTGCTCCCTGCATTTGAGCAATACTGAGCTTACACTGTCAGAACAATGCCTGGATGAACACAAATGGGATCACtttctgacttaaaaaaaaaaaccaaaaaagtcAAATACATCCCATCTGTGAACCTACTGCAGAGAGTGCATGTAACCTGAGCAACCCTAATTACACGTCACCCcttgaaaaatattctgcatgGAACTGACAGTGAGCCTTAAGGCAGATTCTCTCATCCCTCAAGCAGTCTCTTCTAAGTCTTTCCATGGTTTATGACATCACTGATATTCCTCCATCCCCTGGACAAGACTGTGgtatttgatttcattttttcctagctgaagcaagaatttttttttcccctaaactACAGATGAAAGACTTCACCTCATTCCGTGTCACActctttaaaaacttttttctaaatgtttctcttctctAAAGCTGTCTTGGCTTACTTGCCTAAATTTCAGTACGCTTTTTCACTTTCAAGTGTCCCATATTTTGAGTAAAATGAACTCTTAATATTTCAATTTGAGAGTCCTTGAAAATTTCCCTTAGAGGTCAGTAACTAAATTTGTGTAAAAGAACAGTAGGCAAATAGGCTGCAGCCATCCTgccttaaaaaggaaatatttcagtgacAAAGAGAACACAAGGGCCACTTGACCACTTCGACCATTTGTTTCAGGCTCCTTTCATGTCACACTTTTTATATGACAATTCCAGTTAAAACTTTGTATGTTTAAGAGAAAGGCTGTATTTTTATCACGTGCTTCTTTACCTATCTCTAGAAATCGGCTATCATGATGCATCTAAGCTGCACTGGCAGTTATTCATGACATAAAAAAACAATCCTTacattattctttctttttttctttgaatgtattatttcattctaagtaaaaaaaaaaaaaataatggctATTACAAGATCCATCTAACCCAACAGCATGTTTCCAACACTACTCAAAATTCTGCCCTGCATCCAACGCACTGCGAGAACTTTGATATTGTCCCTCAGTATTTTAATATTAGTGTCTGCTCTCTAAATAATAAAAGGCTATTAAACCTCATCTTCCAAAGGCCTAAActcacttctgaaaaaaaatatcagtgagATTTACAGACATTTTTAAGCACCTCAAAGCCGAGTCTTTGTGAATCTAAAAGATAAGTGTGCCATTTACACagtacaattttttcttttaccatCTGGAACCTACTCCAGGTAGTGGCTAATCATGCAGTATTCCCAAGCCTTTCAGAGAATTCTATATGCAGTATTTTACATTCAGATTGTCAATCTCATACTGACACCAGCGGAGAAATATAACCAGTCTCAGAGATATCACTGCTATTATTTGTGTGAGCAGCAGTTTGCCAACAATGAGTAATGGACCTCAAATCTGGCTCAGAATATTAACCTCTTACTCATCTCGTTCACACTGTCTCTCTGGCATACTTGAAATGTTGTATTTgtttaagaacaaaacagagtTTTCAATGACTGTGTCCCCCTAAGTCATATCACTGAATCACCAGATGTGGCTTTATTAGTGCTTCCAAGGCTATCATGCTAACTAACGAAATTGCCATTGGCCTGTGtcataaagaaatatttgagaatCTTTCACCCTCCGCTATTAAAATAGGAACATTTGTCTTACTTCattaacttttgttttttggcaGAGTCTTTGAAGCTTCTGAATTCCTCTCCTTCTTTAATCTCAAAAAACTGAGGTTTTAGTAATGTTTGCTGATCCTCCTTGAGCCTTTCCTGCCGCTTTACTTTTTCCTCTTGGCGCAGAAGCTTGCGCTGTTTCCTGACCTCTTCAACCCAACCTTTTTCATCATCTGAACTCTCAGAACTTTCTGCATCACTTGGTTTTCCTTCTggttcttcctcctcttcctgcagacaaaaatagtataaaataagaaatcatCAACTAATTTTCTTTTCGAACCATTCCTGCAGTTAGACTAAGTGACAGATTTTACACAGATACAGTTGAAGAGATACACAATTTGACTGAAAGTACTATCAGCAAATgcagcaatgaaaaataataaaattatctCCACCTACACATCATATGTCCTTCAAATCTACACTGATGTAGGCATACATCTGAAAACTAGGATAATATTATAAATTACATCTAAGTAGTGCAGCTGATAAGAGAGACTTGCATTGCTTCCCTCTTTCAGGatgaaaaaatctgaaaatctgaaacaaagaaaaatactgatttttcccagtccaaaaagaaaatattttacctgTTCTCTTGCTTCCTGCTCCTGTAAGAGCtttagtttcttctttcttttctcacttaTCTTAGAAACAAGTGGGTTAAGTAGCCTAAATTCTTCACTCTGCTCATCTACTTGGAAATCAGGATTCTCAAACATGACCTTAAAACGATCATCTTTGAGAAGGCTAGGCAGATTCTGGAAAAGAAACGAATCATCAGTTAGTTATAAAATTCCAAAACTGACATTGGTAAAAATATGTAACAACTTTTCAACTACGCAAAGTTCAAGAACAGTACATGTCAGTCATTTTATCCTTCCAAGCCACATAAATTGAAATTTTTTGTTATATCgttatatattttattactttcacAAACATCAAATAAATATAATTCTAAGCTTCCTGTAGGTAAGACAGCCTTTTACTTTTTAGTGTGTAGTCTGCACACTACAGACACCTTGAGTACACAATTACTAGTATTTCTGAATTAGTGTTTCTCATACATTCAGCCAGATAGTCTGGAGACATGCTGGCATCTATTGACTAATCAGCAGTACCTCCGAGGCAAACATTCTGCCTGGATGAGAATGACTCTACAACACATAAAACAAATTATCAGGGTAAACACTTCTTTATGCAATGCTATTGCTGTTTTACTGTAAACACATAAAAGTATTTCTACACATCTTATGACAATTTCTTCACTGTCCTCAcatatggaaaggaaaaagcagtttcattcatgctgaagaaaaaaaaaatgaacccAGTATAAATGACTTGAATTAAGAACAGTTCAAACTACAACTTCAGCTCATACAAATACTGGCTGTCATTGTTTCAAATCATTTAATACACACATTTTACAATAGAAGTTTATCTTCTAACGTTGCCAAACTTATAGCATATTCAACCCACACGAGCActagattttcattttatctaTCAAGTGGGGAAAAAGGATAGAGAAAACAAGTATaaatttcaaaaacagaagCTGTTGCAAAAGTATGACCTGCAGTTTCATTTGGAAGCTAAAAATTCAATCAGTCCCACAGTCACAAATAATCAGAACATGCATCTTTATGTACTCTTTTTAATCTGTGTAAAGATGCAATGTGTTCCTGGGCAAATCACCCCCCACATAAGGTACTCATTTCAACACAGGCTTAGAAAGCTGAAATTTAAGGTTTTACTACCACCTACTTTTTCAGTAGTTCATACTTCCTACTATATCAACTGAATCACACAAGGTTTCATTACATGCCACACAAAGCTAAAACCTGCCTTTTATGAATGCAGCACACCTGTGAGAATGAGCACCTATAAAATGCTACCTATATAAAGAACCTGGACTCTGTTAATACAAAGAGGCTGATAAGACAAACTTCTGCTGTGCCATCTGCTCCCGTTAGAAACTAAAcattaattacttttttccttcatgctAGTTCTAAGATAAAAATGGATTACTTCAACATCAGTAAAATTTTCTGTTGCATAAGAATGAGCCATCTTAGCTACTTTATATACAGTTGATTACATTTTATAAAGAAAGGCAACTATATTGAAATACAACTTCaggcagcctcctgctcctcatTTATACCCATTACATCTATCTTGTCACGGTTACCACCAAAATactaacaaatgaaaaaaaatgcttctttttttttccccccagttgAAAAACTTTGGTATTGATTTTGTATTTAACTAGCTTCTGGACCCCTACAAAGCTCATTATCATCTTCAACAGCAGGTATTTCAAAATTTGCAATATAGATGACAATGTTACTGAAGGGCCTTTTTAGTTCTTTAGCTATAGAAGCCAATCTTACAGTCACCTAGTAGAGTAAGTTATTTATGAGACAAGAAAGAATGGATTTTTGAATGTTTTGGTCCAGAAAACAACAAGTCAGTAATTGTAAGCATTACCATTTCTGCATTCCAGGTTAGAGAAGTATCTAAAACAGATACTCaccttttgtttcctttttctagtAGCCTGTTGTTCCTCTCCTTCTTCTTCAATCAGTTTGAGGGCGAGCTCTTTATTGACCTTGGGAAGTTTCTACAGAATATATATGGAATGTTGATATAAATAGAATACTGATATAAAAAACAGTATTGTGTTTATATATCCCCTTTGAGAGTatcacattttaatgaaataatacgTTTAGGTTTAAGACAAGCAGATACAACAAGTTTTATCACCACGTTATCTGCTCAAGCAGCAGAGTCACTCATCTGTGGGATTCATATGCATGAGAATTTTATGGCTCCAATCAAAAAGTTCGATAAACTAAAGCTAAGTTTACTTTTTGTCTCTGATGATAAACAGAATCAAATCCTAAGTAATTACACCTCTAAGATACACTTAGGAATACATCACTCTTCATGAATAAttttttcagaaacacattCATTTACCTTCAGCTGAACTCTCTGTGCACgtgtttcttctattttttgtcttattttctctcttctgtattCTTCATAAGCAAAGGGGTTGGCCATCATTTTTGCCTTTGATTaaacagaagaaagtaaaaagagCATCATTAATACAAGATACAGTCCTCTATTTGTGggggaaaacatattttattgttAATAGTGAAAGTTTACAAGCATCATTCTCTTTTACCTTATGGTAAAGCCTTATGTCCATGAAAAAGCCGTGCATATACGCTCTGAGCAATGATGATCCAATGAGATGAGAAAGGCCTGGGAAAAAATTACAGAGGATTTCAAAGAGCTTTCATGGATAAAGAACT
This genomic stretch from Meleagris gallopavo isolate NT-WF06-2002-E0010 breed Aviagen turkey brand Nicholas breeding stock chromosome 2, Turkey_5.1, whole genome shotgun sequence harbors:
- the LOC104909982 gene encoding nucleolar protein 10 produces the protein MHGFFMDIRLYHKAKMMANPFAYEEYRREKIRQKIEETRAQRVQLKKLPKVNKELALKLIEEEGEEQQATRKRKQKNLPSLLKDDRFKVMFENPDFQVDEQSEEFRLLNPLVSKISEKRKKKLKLLQEQEAREQEEEEEPEGKPSDAESSESSDDEKGWVEEVRKQRKLLRQEEKVKRQERLKEDQQTLLKPQFFEIKEGEEFRSFKDSAKKQKLMKKTLGDRLKLEEKLGTLNVSDTTVGSKQATFKLKKSEHQKKQQEAEKQHRQERKALRRSASHLRSKHGRGQRFH